From uncultured Desulfobacter sp.:
GGGCGGGGTGATGGCATTGATGTAAAGATGCGTCAGATTCAGCCCGAACGCACTGAAATCCTTACGCAGCCTTTGGGCCAGTCCCTTTCCCAGTTCATCGTAATGTTCCGGCAAATCAAAGATGGAGGATACCTTCTCTCCAATATAATCGTTGAACCTGGACACCACCACCTGGTTGAGGTAATCGCTTATATCGGCACTTGTGTAAATGCCTTGTGTACCGGCCAGGGTGTTGATGAACAGGACCGGCTGGACAATTTTTAAGTTAAAAACACCAAAGGCCCTGAGTCTTACCAGACCAAGGTCCTTATCCTTGAATGCCACCGGGTCCCGGGTCCCCCATTTCAGGTTGGTAAATGTTTTTAAATTGGCAAAATAGACTTCGGCTTTCAGCGGACTTTCCATGGCCCAGGGAAGGCTGGCAATTTTTGTCAGAATGGGTATGTTCGCGGTTTTTAAGGTGTGCCGTCCGGGCCCAAAAGCGCCAACGGCCTTTCCCTTGTAAAAGAAGACTGCGGCCTGGCTTTCCCGGACAATGAGCTGGGCCCCGAATTTGATTTCACCGGAGCCTTTTTCGGGCAGGCGGTGAACCAGTTCCTGTCCGGTTTCGTCAAACCACTCCAGTATTTCAAGATAAATCAGGTTGTCGGTTCCCATGTGGCCTCCTTGTGTTTTTTACCGGGCTCCTAAAAAAATACCTTTATTCTAAAAGAAGCCGGTAACCGGTGTCAAACGATATTCGACGGTGGGTTTGGGTAAATAGCTATATTGACAAGGTATTGCTCCTATATTATTTATATGGTTTTTATGAAAGGTTTAATCTAAGGATAGTTTGTTAGTCATGGGTGTTAAAGAGGAGTTAAAAAATATGCCGGACAGGCATGAGCAGGAAAAAGAGCAGTTCCGTCGCCTTTTTGGCTGGCGGGGGCTTGATCGCTTTGAGGAACGGTTTCAGATACTGGAGTCTTTTTTAAAATTGGAGGGCCATGTAAGTCTTGCTCAGATTGCCGATCAAGTCAGGCAGGATGGCCTGCGTGTGGATAATGAATTTCTGCTGCAGTGCATGGAACAGTTGTGCCGGTTGGGATTTGCAAGTCAGGTCGTGTTTGACCGGGATGGAACCCTTCTATATGAACACCGTCAGCTTGGGGTGCATCATGATCATATGATCTGTACCAAATGCGGTACCATTATTGAGTTCAAAGATGACGATTTAGAAGATCTTCAGGAAAAGATGGCAGCCAAATATGGTTTTTTTATGCTCCAGCATAAAATGGAGATTTATGGCCTTTGCAATCAGTGTATGGCGCAAAGGGATAATCTGATCCCTTTATCCAGGGCCAGAATCGGAGAAAAGGTTGAGATCGTCAATGTGGCTGCCGGCAGGAAGATGCAAATGCGGTTTGCTTCCATGGGGCTTCGGACGGGTATCTTCGTTGAGATTATTTCCAGTGCCATTGGTGGCCAGATTGTCATTGCATCAGATTGCAACCGGTTGATTCTGTGTGCAGGGATGGCTTCCAAAATTTGGGTTCGCCCAGAGAAAAGACCCGAGGGGATATCCAATGACGGGTCAGGGGGCGAGAGTCTGCCTTTTTTCAATGAGTCCCTTCCAATTACCCGAATGGCACCCGGAAAACAGGGCAGTATTGCCCGGGTGAATGGTGGGCACTTTTCACGGCGACGCCTGGGAAAGATGGGGTTTCACCAGGGCGTTATTGTCCGGGTAATTAATAGCAAACCGTCATCAGACTCCATTGAGGTCATGGTGCGGGGGCATCGGTTTTTTCTGTCAGAAAAGGATGCGTCAAAAATTTTTGTGGAGAACATCACACCGTAATTTCTTTGCATCCGAATACCTTGCATGCCGCGGTGTTTTTCTGGTATACCGAGTACGGCGTAATTGAAACTATCGTGGACCGGAGATGTTTATGTATCGTGTAAAAAAGACGATTATTTTTATAATTTCAGTTTGTTCTCTTTTTATTTTTTTATTTGTCGGCATTGCGGTGGCCTCGGAACGGCTATCGGTAAGATCTTCTATTGCCAATTTGAGAAACGGTTCGGGAACAAAATATAAAGTGTTGTGGCAGGTGGAGAGATATCACCCTTTTCTTGTGATCAATAAAAAAAAGGACTGGTACGAGGTAAAGGATTTTGAAGGGGATACGGCCTGGATTCATAAAAGCCTGCTGGGAAAAACAAATACGGTGATTTCAATAAAATCAAAATGCAATGTCCGCTCAAAACCGGATAAATCAAGCGATATTATACTCAGAGTGGAGAGAGGGGTCCCTTTCAAAGTGATCAGACGTAAAGGGGACTGGATTAATATTGAGCATGCTGACGGCGAAGTGGGCTGGATTTTTAAAAATTTGGTGTGGTAGCCCTGATAAATAACCAGAAAGATAGTTGGATAACTAATTAATTTTTATAAGGTAAAAAATTCATGGCAAATCAAGGCGTATCGAATGAGCGGAAGAAAGAACTGACGCAGATGGATCCGTTCCAGGAGAGTCTGTCCAAATCCGTTGAATGGGCCTATGCCCACAAAAAACAGTTGATGATTTTAGCCGGGGCTCTGGTTGGCGTCGTGGTTGTTTTTACTGCGATTATGTTCAGTTTTAAACAGTCTGAGATCAAGGCGTCTGAACTGGCTGCCAAAGCCTATGAAAAATATGAAAAACAATATTCCCAGGACCGGGATGCCCGGAAAGGATATGATTCGGTTAAGGATGATTTTCAAACGCTGCTTGATGAATATCCAAAC
This genomic window contains:
- a CDS encoding SPFH domain-containing protein is translated as MGTDNLIYLEILEWFDETGQELVHRLPEKGSGEIKFGAQLIVRESQAAVFFYKGKAVGAFGPGRHTLKTANIPILTKIASLPWAMESPLKAEVYFANLKTFTNLKWGTRDPVAFKDKDLGLVRLRAFGVFNLKIVQPVLFINTLAGTQGIYTSADISDYLNQVVVSRFNDYIGEKVSSIFDLPEHYDELGKGLAQRLRKDFSAFGLNLTHLYINAITPPPEVQQAIDDKSRLGLFDDMNKLMQMKTAMAMEKVADNPQGIASDGAQAGLGLGLGMMLPGIFSQQMHSPPGQPADQTVQTTACPECQSRIPLNAKFCPQCGHQQVIFAQCQYCGKNITPGTKFCPRCGKQVVEKTKEKICGNCGAKNLPDSLFCNQCGEKY
- a CDS encoding FeoA domain-containing protein; amino-acid sequence: MPDRHEQEKEQFRRLFGWRGLDRFEERFQILESFLKLEGHVSLAQIADQVRQDGLRVDNEFLLQCMEQLCRLGFASQVVFDRDGTLLYEHRQLGVHHDHMICTKCGTIIEFKDDDLEDLQEKMAAKYGFFMLQHKMEIYGLCNQCMAQRDNLIPLSRARIGEKVEIVNVAAGRKMQMRFASMGLRTGIFVEIISSAIGGQIVIASDCNRLILCAGMASKIWVRPEKRPEGISNDGSGGESLPFFNESLPITRMAPGKQGSIARVNGGHFSRRRLGKMGFHQGVIVRVINSKPSSDSIEVMVRGHRFFLSEKDASKIFVENITP
- a CDS encoding SH3 domain-containing protein, which translates into the protein MYRVKKTIIFIISVCSLFIFLFVGIAVASERLSVRSSIANLRNGSGTKYKVLWQVERYHPFLVINKKKDWYEVKDFEGDTAWIHKSLLGKTNTVISIKSKCNVRSKPDKSSDIILRVERGVPFKVIRRKGDWINIEHADGEVGWIFKNLVW